In Pelosinus sp. UFO1, one genomic interval encodes:
- the nadA gene encoding quinolinate synthase NadA produces MKALVDLTMEIQRLKQDRNAVILAHNYQLEEVQRVADYVGDSLYLSKVAANSKQDVIVFCGVRFMAETAKILSPTKTVLLPEKDAGCPLAEMITAEGLRALKSKHPGVPVVCYINSSAEVKAESDICCTSANAVKIVASLSDRKVIFVPDENLGDYVAKQIPDKELILWKGHCVTHAKVKAEDVKQVRELYPAARILIHPECNPAVVKLADFVGSTSEIIRYAEESEESTFVIGTEMGVVCTLRETLPNKQFFLLHPGLVCPNMKKTRLESVYQALHNHQYEIDVEQEHILSAQRTLQRMLEVV; encoded by the coding sequence GTGAAAGCATTGGTAGATTTAACAATGGAGATTCAGCGCTTGAAGCAGGACCGTAATGCAGTGATTTTAGCGCATAATTATCAATTAGAGGAAGTACAAAGGGTTGCAGACTATGTAGGGGATTCTTTGTATTTAAGTAAAGTAGCAGCCAACAGCAAACAAGATGTCATTGTTTTTTGTGGTGTTCGCTTTATGGCGGAAACAGCCAAGATACTATCCCCAACGAAAACTGTATTGTTACCAGAGAAAGATGCTGGTTGTCCTTTGGCAGAAATGATTACAGCGGAAGGTCTGCGTGCCTTAAAGTCTAAGCATCCTGGGGTTCCAGTTGTTTGTTATATAAATTCCTCCGCTGAAGTGAAAGCAGAGAGTGATATATGCTGTACTTCGGCGAATGCAGTTAAGATCGTCGCCTCTTTATCCGATCGTAAGGTTATTTTTGTTCCTGATGAGAATTTGGGTGATTATGTTGCCAAACAAATACCAGACAAGGAGTTAATTCTTTGGAAAGGTCATTGTGTGACTCATGCCAAAGTAAAAGCAGAAGATGTGAAGCAGGTTCGCGAGTTATATCCAGCAGCAAGAATCTTAATTCATCCAGAGTGCAATCCAGCCGTTGTGAAGTTAGCCGACTTTGTTGGCAGTACATCTGAAATTATTCGTTATGCTGAAGAGTCTGAGGAAAGCACATTTGTGATCGGAACAGAAATGGGAGTTGTGTGTACTTTACGAGAGACGCTGCCTAATAAACAGTTTTTCTTGTTGCATCCAGGGCTAGTGTGTCCCAATATGAAAAAAACTAGGTTGGAAAGTGTATATCAAGCATTACATAATCATCAATATGAAATTGATGTGGAGCAAGAACATATTTTATCAGCACAGCGCACCTTGCAAAGAATGTTGGAGGTAGTGTGA